In Pantoea cypripedii, the DNA window TGAGTGGAAGGCATAATGTAGATGAAGTACAGCGCACCCAACGGCACCGCGACGCTCATTCCGTACAGAAAGTCTTTCGCCATCATCAGCGGGTTTGGCATCCGCATCGCCAGCGCGGTGATTACCGCCAGCATCACCATACAACCGCTGCCGGAAGTCCAGCCGGTGTAGAGCCAGAACAGCGAGCCAAGTGCGGTGGCAACGAAAGTACGCACGCCGTTAATCATGGCATGATGCGTTTCGGCAGAGCGCGCCTGAATCACCACTTCACGCTGCAGGATACCCTCTTCCAGCGTGGTGATTCGGCTGTTACTTTTTATGCCATTAATCAGCAGCAGGTATTCGGTGGCGGCACCAACCCAACTGGCCAGCGTCAGTGGCGTGGTTTTACTGCTGACGCCAATCACCCGACGCATAATCTTCATGCGTTTGTGAACATCATCAACGCTGCTAACGTCTTTCTCGATCAACAGGCGATATTGCGGCGGAATATAATCCGCTCGTGAATTCTGAATCAGGAAGGTTTCGGCAGCCTGGGTAATCAGCGTTAGCGACAACGTGTTCAGCATTTGCAAACGACGGTTGCTGTTCTGCCAGCGCGATGATTCCATCATCAGCTGGCTGCGCATGCTGTTCAATGTCGTGGTTCGACGCACCAGAGCGCTCCAGGCTTTATCGACTTCGTCTTTATCACCGTGAGCGACGCAGAGTTGCAGCAGCTTGTAATGCGCCACCAGCAGCGCATCCACTTCCTGGTCGATGACTTTTTTAATCGAACGCGGTGAGAAAATCATGTCCGCCAGAATGGCGCAGAGAATGCCGAGTACAATTTCACTGCAACGCTCCACCGCGAACTGCGGGGCCAGCGTCAATCCACCGCTGGCATCAGCAGTGACCACAATAATCAGCGCGGTGTAACCCGCCAGACCGAGGGCATAGGAGTTTTCGACTTTAATCAGCGAGGAAAGCCAGACGCAAAGCCCGGCCCACAGGCAGCACAGCAGCAGCATCACCACCGGTGCACGCACGGTCGCAATCATAATGGTCAGGGCCGCGATACAGCCGATGAAGGTGCCGATAATACGCAGAATGCCACGGTAACGCAGCGCGCCGGAGTAGGGATCGCCCCCGGCGGCAAAGGCGGTGCCACCCGCCACAATCCCGGCAGTCATCACCGCCCAGCGCGGCGTTTCCAGATTGAAGTGAAAGCCGATCATTAGCGCGGCTACCAGCGCAAACGTCAGCTTCACCGGGAAACGCAGGAACTCAATCATATCGCCCTCTTAACCAAACTCACGCAGGCGATTGAAAAATTGGGTCATTGGCGAGACTTTTGTCTGGCGATCTTTATCCCCGGTGATCACCACGGTTGCAGTAGTCCCCGCCGGGAAGCGGTTACCCGGCTGATCATCGAGGCGAATACGTACCGGTACACGCTGCGCCAGACGCACCCATTCCAGATTGGAATCGATGGTAGCCATACCTTTGCTATCGACGCTACTGCTGCTGTTGGTGACACCCGCCGCAATGCTATCGACGGTACCACGCAGCACGGTGTTGCTACCCAGCGGGGTGATTTCGGCACGGAAGCCCGGACGCACGCCATCCAGCTTAGTCTCTTCCATATAAGCCATCACATAGAATGAATGCTGCTGCACCAGCGCGACGGCGACTGAACCACGCGTGATGAATTCGCCTTCATACACATTGAGGTTGGTGACCCAGCCATCAGACGGTGCTTTGATGGTGGTGCGATCAAGATCGATCACCGCCAGATCGCGCGTCGCGATGGCTTTCGCCAGTTGATGCTCGGTGGTGGTCAGATCGTTGTTCGCCTGATCGATGGCTTCACGCGACATCGCGCTGGTACCCAGCTGATTACGGCGCGCAGCTTCACGACGTTTTTCGTTCGCCACTGCCTGATAATACTCGACGTCGGCCTGGGCCTGATCCAGCGCCATCTGGTAACGCGGGCGGTCAACCACGAACAACGTGTCGCCCTTCTTCACCAGTTGGTTATCATGGACCGGCACATCGGTGATCAGACCGGTGACATCCGGAGAGATCGCCACGACATCGGCGGAGAATTTTGCATCACGCGTCCACGGGGATTCGGTGTAGAACACCCAGGCGCGGAAGATGATCACGATAGCGATGACAACCAGCAGGAGAGTAATCGCGTAGCGCGCGATTTTTCTTATTAGCGCTTTCACTTAAAACCTCAGACGAATAAACGGGATACAAGGTAAAACACACAGCAATACAACGCAGTGTTAAAAAGTGCCGGATGCCAGACCAGATCATACAATCCACTGGGCGTCAGCACGCGTTTCACCAGCCAGAACAGCGCCAGCGAAACAATCAGTTCAATGAAGATGGGCGGGAAAGACAACCCAAATACGACAAATACCGGAAGCACACTCATTACGGTTCCTTAGTTCGACCTTGCCGGATTGCACCGATACCTGCCCGTTCGCCACAAAACACGACGGGTTGATGATAGTGGGATGACGGGTAGACTGATGGCAACATTCAGGCCGTTTGAGCTAATCATAGCGTATCATCTGACAAACACGGGCAGATTTGCTGCCATGTTCAGGTGCGGTGAAAAGACCCAGCGTGCGTATAGTAACGCGCTTGACTATACGTTTTCTACATATTGTGAGCTAAATCACTTTTTAGCCAGAGTAAACAATGGAACGACTTAAAGGCATGTCCATCTTCGCCAAAGTGGTTGAATTAGGTTCCTTTACCGCCGCGGCACGTCAGCTTCATCTGAGCGTTTCGTCTATCAGCCAGATAGTCGCGAAACTGGAAGATGAACTACAGGTTAAACTGTTGAATCGCAGCACCCGTAGTATCGGGCTGACCGAGGCTGGCAGAATCTATTATCAGGGCTGCCGCCGCATGCTGGCAGAGGCGATGCAGGTGCACGAGCAGCTGTATGCCTTCAACAACACGCCTATTGGTATTTTACGCATCGGCAGCTCCTCAACAATGGCGCAAAATGTCCTCGCCGATATGACCGCCGACATGTTACGCGAATATCCGGGGTTGAGCGTCAATTTAGTCACCGGCATCCCAGCACCGGATCTCATCGCCAATGGCCTGGATCTGGTCATACGCGTGGGTGAGTTGCAGGATTCTAACCTGTTCTCGCGTCGGCTGGGGGCCATGCCGATGGTGGTGTGCGCGGCGAAAAGCTATCTGGCACAGCAGGGGACGCCGGAAAAACCGAGCGAAATCGATAACCTTTCGTGGCTGGAATACAGCGTGCGGCCGGATAACACCTTTGAACTGATTGCGCCGGAGGGATTGGTCACACGTCTGACACCGCAGGGGCGTTTCGTCACCAATGATTCGTTGACACTGATTCGCTGGCTTAAAGCCGGGTGTGGTATCGCCTATGTGCCACTGATGTGGGTGATAAACGAGATCAACACCGGTGAGATCGATATTCTGTTTACGCAATATCAGTCGGCACCACGACCGGTGTACGCGTTATATACCGAAAAAGATAAGCTGCCGCTGAAAGTGCAGGTATGTATCGATTATCTGACTGAGTATTTCAAACGGGTGGCGCGCCAATACCAGCAACACCGTAAAAATTAACAGCCTGGTCGGCATAAATGCCGCCCCTACGGATGTAGGGTGCGCATTCATGCGCACCAGGTTTGACGCGACTTATCAGGCGGTTCCGCCGACGGTAAGTTTATCCAGCTTCAGTGTCGGCTGACCCACGCCAACCGGCACGCTCTGCCCCTCTTTACCGCAGACGCCAACGCCTTTATCCAGCGCCAGATCGTTGCCCACCATCGAAATCTGCTGCATGGCTTCGATACCGGAACCAATCAGCGTGGCACCTTTCACCGGTTTGGTCACTTTGCCGTTCTCAATCAGATAAGCTTCCGAGGTTGAGAACACAAACTTACCGGAGGTGATGTCCACCTGGCCGCCGCCAAAGTTCGGGGCGTACAGGCCATATTCCACACTTTCAATGATGTCCTGCGGCGTGGACTTGCCCGCCAACATATAGGTGTTGGTCATACGCGGCATCGGCAGATGCGCATAGGATTCACGACGGCCATTACCGGTAGGATTAACGCCCATCAGACGTGCGTTGAGCTTGTCCTGCATGTAGCCTTTCAGTACACCGTTTTCAATCAACACGTTGTACTGGCCTGGTACACCTTCATCATCCACCGCCAGCGAACCACGCAACCCTTCGATGGTGCCATCATCCACGACGGTACACAGCTCAGATGCCACCAGCTGGCCCATTTTGCCGCTGAACACCGAGGTCGCGCGACGGTTAAAGTCGCCTTCCAGACCGTGACCGACCGCTTCATGCAGCAGCACGCCAGGCCAGCCCGCCCCCAGCACCACTGGCAGTGTTCCCGCCGGTGCCGCGACGGCTGACAGATTAACCAGCGCCATACGCACCGCTTCCCGCGCCCAGGCATCCGCGCGCACATCACCGCTTTCATCGGCGAGGAAGAATTCATAACCGGTACGGGCACCACCGCCGCTGGATCCGCGCTCACGCTTGCCCTGGTCTTCCACCTGGACGCTGATAGACAGACGCACCAGCGGACGCACATCGGCCGCCAGTGTGCCATCAGTGGCCGCCACCAGCACCTGCTCGTAAACTCCGGTCAGGCTGGCATTCACTTCCTGCACGCGTGGGTCAGCGGCGCGCGCAACTTTATCAACACGATGCAGCAAAGCGATTTTGTCTTCACGCGTCAGGCTATCCAGCGGGTTCACCGCTGCGTACAGCGAACGGTTGATTACCGCCGATAAGGTATGTGCTTTGCCATTACCCTGTTCACGTACGATGCTACGTGCGGCTTCAGCCGACTGACGTAGCGCATTCAGGGTGATTTGGTCCGCGTAGGCAAAACCGGTTTTCTCACCGCTTACCGCGCGAACGCCAACGCCCTGGTCGATATGGTAAGAACCATCTTTGATGATTTTGTCTTCCAGCACCCAGGATTCATGGAAGCTGGACTGAAAATAGAGATCGGCATAATCCAGACGACGTTCTGAAAGCTGCCCTAACAGGGAAAAAAGGTCCTGCTGATTAATGCTGTTCGCAGTTAGCAACTGCTCACTTACCAGATTCAGAGTCATCGTTTCTCACTCAGTATTTGCTCGGATACTTCATAGCCTGCGGTAATTCCCCGGCGGCGTCAAATTCACTTCTTGTCGTTTTCGCGCGGCTTGCGCAGCACTTCATTGATTTCCGGCTTATCCAGCGGTCCGCTGATGTGGTATCGCAGCAGCGAGATTTTGTTCCAAATCGGTCCCAGCACCTTACTGGCGGCGAAAACTGCGGCACCGACCACCGGGTTAATCACAAAAGCGGTGGCCACCCCTACCGAAGCCGAAATTTCCGGGGCCACCACGGCTTCCATATCGATCTCGCGTTTCACAAGGTCAACTTTACCCTGCATGGCGATATCCGCTTCGAGGCCATCGACTAACAGGTTATCGGTATGCATCACGCCGTTTTCAATCCATGCCGTGCCATTGATCGAATCATAATAGAAACCCTGGCCGAAAGTGTCGCTGAAATCGAAACGCAGCTTGCGCAGCAGCGCATCAAAACTCATCAAACGCAGCAGTTGCCCGGCGCGACCGGTACTGACATCCGCAATCTGACCTTTACCAAAGTGTGATTTCAGCGTCCCGCTCAGGGTCGGCTCGGATGGCTGCCAGGGAGCAGCACGCCAGTGTAAATCGTAATCAATTTTGAAGGATGAATCGCGCAGCGGCGTGTTCACACCAAACCAGTTAGTGGCATCGTTAATATTCTTGCCACTCAGCGTTCCTTTCAGCGAGGTTCGTTGCTCTCCGGGTTTATTGACCCATTCCCCGTTGACGCTCAGCTTCGAGCTGCCGGTATCTACCGAACCGTTAGTGAGTGCTAACGTATCGCCATGAGGTTGCAGTAACGCCTGCATATGGCCAAACTTCTGCCCGCGCAGCCAGCACTCCTGACAGCTGAGTTGCAGCGCCGGCCAGTTGGTTAAATTGATGTTGGTATCGCTACCGAACGGTGATGCGGTGCCATCCTTGCTCTCCGCCCATTCCGGGTTGTAGTAAAGATAGCTAAGGGCAATCTGCCAGGGCGCATTCTGTGCGGTTTTCAGACTGCCATGAGCTTCGCGACTGTCGAGCTGCACATCGGTATTCCCGGTCGGTCCCTGGGTCACCGTGGCACTGACGTCATGCCATTGCTGGCCTGCCAGCCGCAGTGCCGGGGTATGCAGCGTGACATCACCCGGCAGCAGCGCACCGCCGATGCTGGTTTCTCCCTGGGCATTGTGCGAGCCACCTGTCCCTGCCAGTACCCCCATCCAGGCTTCGCCGTCCATCTCCGGTAAATTCAGCACCATACCGCGATTTTCCGGCAGCTTCGGCGTTGTTTTGGCATCGTTCAGCCAGATACCGCGATCGACCCGCAGCTGTGGCTCCAGCAGCCAGCGACTGTTAAAACGATGATGCTCCAGCACGCTACCGCTGAGATCAAATCCACGCAGATCACCGCTGGCAGCAATGGTGATCGGCAGCGCGGATCCTGCGCTCTTATCCAGCGGAGCCGGTAAGCGACTGCTTACTTCTTTGCCATCGCCTTTCAAATCTATCTTGTAGCTTGCGCCACCTTTATTCGGCAGGGTGATATCGACATTGCCCTGCCAGGGCAGATTGCCACTCAGCTGGCTGGTGATGGCCGACGGCAGCACTTTTAGCTTCGCCAGCTGCCAGTCTCCCAGCAACTTAACATTGACGCCAAAGTTGTCCGGATTCTCCTGCGTGCTAAAGCTGACGCCAACCGGCTGCCCGAACCAGTTAGCCTGCATCTCTTCACTTTCCAGATCACCATTGTTATAGCGGAAGCGTCCGGTGAGATTGTTCAGCGTGGTATTGAGTGGCTTGATATGCAGGCTGTTATTGTTCATCACCACGTTGCCGCTGGCATGAACCAGTTCGCCATCCAGCGGTATATCGAGGTTAAGCTGGCCACGAACATTGCCTTTGATCTGCAGTTGTTGCAGCGCCGCGCCCAGCGAAGGTTTGAGTGGCGTGAGTTCGAAATAATCTGCGATCTGTTTGCCTTCACCGCTCAGGTCGCCGTCAATGATCAGCTTCTCTTTCAGGTAATCCGGGATCACCGCGCTGATATTACGGGCGTCCACCTCGCCCAGCTTCGCCTGATTGGCTTTCATCCACAGACCGTCGTTGACGAAATCGAGATCGATGTCGAGATTGTTAATCGCTGGCCAGCCCGGCTGGAATTGATAGGTGGCATGACGCAGCGGCACCCAGACTTCAAACATGCCGTCGTTGTGGCGGAATGGAAAGAGTGTCGGGTCACCGGCAAACAACAGCGTGGCGTTATCAACCTGCCCGCCTTTAATTGCGTTGCTGAGATAGTCCGTCAGGCCGTGGCCCATCAGGGGTTCCGGGAAATAACGCCAGGCATCACCGGCATCGGTCACACGAATACCCGCCAGAATATCCAGTCGTGGCGCTTTACCGAGATTCTGCTGATAGAGGAAATCGCCGCGCGCCCAAAGCGAACGCGCCTTCACATCCAGCTGATGACCATCCAGCGTCAGGCCGTTATCATCATGCCGCCAGTTGAGCTTGCCGGTGATTTGCTGAATTTGTAGCGGTGCCTGGAACATATCACCGTAGGGCACCTCGGCCTGTCCCATTGCCACATCCAGCTGACCATTGCTCAGGCTGCCACTGGCGTTGCCGCTCAGTTTGCTGATGCCCGGCAGCAGCTCCCAATGTTGCCAGCTTAAATCACGCCATTGGGCCTGCAGACGGGTTTGCTCCGGTTGTTGTAAGGGAACATCCAGCGCCAGCGCATCGATGTAGCCCTGCGGTTGCAGCGCACGCCAGTTGTCGAACAGCGTTGGCGAGAGCGGCGCGAACAGCGGTATCAGTGGCGCGAGGCGTTGCAGATCCAGCTGGGTGGCGCGCACGCGGATTTCCGGCGCACTGCTGGCACCCAGCAATTGTTGATCTTCGGGTTTCCATAGCAGCGAGAAATGCCCCGGTTGCCAGGCAACCCCATCAGTACTGAGGCGGGTTTGCGGCACGGACACCATCCAGCCATTCTGGAAACGGGACAGATGGGCGGTTAAACCATCCACCTGCAACTGATGATCACCCTTTTCACCGCGCCAGCGTGCACCGCCCTGCCGTAACAGCAAATCTCCGGCGTAAACATCGCCATCACGCAGATTTACCCATGCAGCAAGACTAAAACGCGCGCTTTCAAGGCTGGTGTTATCGCGCAGCCAGCGACCGATCCACGGACGCACATCGACATCATCCGCCTGCATCCAGATACGTCCGGTATCGAGCAGGCCATTGTTGTCATTAAGGTCAAGGCGCACCTGTACCACGCCATGCTGGCCGGTAAAGCTCGACAGGCTCACTTCACCTTCTGCGCGATGGCGTGTTTTTTCATTCAGCCAGGTAAGACGCGGGATCGCCAGTTCGGCGTGCTGCCCGGAAGGGGTAAGAAAACGGATGCTGCTATCACGCAGGTCGAAATGATCGAACTGACGCAGGAAGAGTTCGTTGATCTGCGTAGGTTTGAAACTGTTTTTCTGTTCATCGCTGGTGAGCAGCTGCCGATTGAGTTCGACGTGCATCTGCCAGAAGGTGAGATCGCGAAACTGCCAGCGCCACTGAAAAAGTGACTGCCAGATATTCAGTGCCAGATTGACGCGACCAATGTTCAGCTGCCCGGCGTCTTGCATGGCAATATGCAGATCGCGCACCTGCAAAGTGGGGCCGAAGTTTTCCCAGCTACCTTGCAGCTCACTGGCCTGCACCGGCACGCCAGTGGCGCGGGAGATGACCTGCAAAATGTCGCTGCGGTAGCTGTTGAGATGCGGCATGACGAGGCGCAACCCGCTGACCAGCAGCGCCACAATAACGATGATTGTGGCGAGCAGCAGTAAAAAAATCCTCGGCAACCGCCTCACACACCTCTCCTTGTTTTCCGCCGGATTACGGATCGATACCTCTCAAGCCCTGACCGTTATCAGTGCGGAACAATCGAGTCGAAAACGCATATTACCCCAAAAAAGGGGCTATTTTTAGCCCGACTCCATGACAAAACGTCGTGCAAGGCCAGCATAAACAAGAAAAATTACATCATCACCACGTCAAACTGCTCCTGAGTGTAGAGCGGTTCAACATGGACTTTCACCTGTTTACCTACAAAGATCTCCACTTCAGCCAACGCGTGGGATTCATCACTTTTCAGCGCTTCGCCCACCGCGGGTGAGACATACACCAGAAAGCGATCCGAATCGTAAGCATGGTGCACACGCACAATCTCACGCATGATCTCGTAGCAGACAGTTTCCACCGTCTTCAGCGTGCCGCGTCCTTTACAGACCGGGCAATCAGCGCAAAGCACATGTTCGATGCTTTCACGCGTGCGCTTACGCGTCATCTCCACCAGCCCAAGCGCCGAGAAACCGTTGATCCCGGTTTTGACCCGATC includes these proteins:
- the aaeB gene encoding p-hydroxybenzoic acid efflux pump subunit AaeB, giving the protein MIEFLRFPVKLTFALVAALMIGFHFNLETPRWAVMTAGIVAGGTAFAAGGDPYSGALRYRGILRIIGTFIGCIAALTIMIATVRAPVVMLLLCCLWAGLCVWLSSLIKVENSYALGLAGYTALIIVVTADASGGLTLAPQFAVERCSEIVLGILCAILADMIFSPRSIKKVIDQEVDALLVAHYKLLQLCVAHGDKDEVDKAWSALVRRTTTLNSMRSQLMMESSRWQNSNRRLQMLNTLSLTLITQAAETFLIQNSRADYIPPQYRLLIEKDVSSVDDVHKRMKIMRRVIGVSSKTTPLTLASWVGAATEYLLLINGIKSNSRITTLEEGILQREVVIQARSAETHHAMINGVRTFVATALGSLFWLYTGWTSGSGCMVMLAVITALAMRMPNPLMMAKDFLYGMSVAVPLGALYFIYIMPSTQQSMLLLCIAIGLLGFIGGIFVQRRQIGTLGALIGTINVLVLDNPMKFEFNVFLDNVLGQVIGCFVAMMVILLIRDKSKERTGRKLLNRFMYAAVSAMTTNQARRRENHLPALYQQLFLLLNLFPGDINKYRIALTLIIGHQRLRNAEVPINADLSAYHRQLRATADQVISTRSDDKRRVYFERLLQELDVYQEKLQQYAAPGSVTEPVKRLAAMLSKYRNTLIQI
- the aaeR gene encoding HTH-type transcriptional activator AaeR produces the protein MERLKGMSIFAKVVELGSFTAAARQLHLSVSSISQIVAKLEDELQVKLLNRSTRSIGLTEAGRIYYQGCRRMLAEAMQVHEQLYAFNNTPIGILRIGSSSTMAQNVLADMTADMLREYPGLSVNLVTGIPAPDLIANGLDLVIRVGELQDSNLFSRRLGAMPMVVCAAKSYLAQQGTPEKPSEIDNLSWLEYSVRPDNTFELIAPEGLVTRLTPQGRFVTNDSLTLIRWLKAGCGIAYVPLMWVINEINTGEIDILFTQYQSAPRPVYALYTEKDKLPLKVQVCIDYLTEYFKRVARQYQQHRKN
- the yhdP gene encoding AsmA2 domain-containing protein YhdP, translating into MRRLPRIFLLLLATIIVIVALLVSGLRLVMPHLNSYRSDILQVISRATGVPVQASELQGSWENFGPTLQVRDLHIAMQDAGQLNIGRVNLALNIWQSLFQWRWQFRDLTFWQMHVELNRQLLTSDEQKNSFKPTQINELFLRQFDHFDLRDSSIRFLTPSGQHAELAIPRLTWLNEKTRHRAEGEVSLSSFTGQHGVVQVRLDLNDNNGLLDTGRIWMQADDVDVRPWIGRWLRDNTSLESARFSLAAWVNLRDGDVYAGDLLLRQGGARWRGEKGDHQLQVDGLTAHLSRFQNGWMVSVPQTRLSTDGVAWQPGHFSLLWKPEDQQLLGASSAPEIRVRATQLDLQRLAPLIPLFAPLSPTLFDNWRALQPQGYIDALALDVPLQQPEQTRLQAQWRDLSWQHWELLPGISKLSGNASGSLSNGQLDVAMGQAEVPYGDMFQAPLQIQQITGKLNWRHDDNGLTLDGHQLDVKARSLWARGDFLYQQNLGKAPRLDILAGIRVTDAGDAWRYFPEPLMGHGLTDYLSNAIKGGQVDNATLLFAGDPTLFPFRHNDGMFEVWVPLRHATYQFQPGWPAINNLDIDLDFVNDGLWMKANQAKLGEVDARNISAVIPDYLKEKLIIDGDLSGEGKQIADYFELTPLKPSLGAALQQLQIKGNVRGQLNLDIPLDGELVHASGNVVMNNNSLHIKPLNTTLNNLTGRFRYNNGDLESEEMQANWFGQPVGVSFSTQENPDNFGVNVKLLGDWQLAKLKVLPSAITSQLSGNLPWQGNVDITLPNKGGASYKIDLKGDGKEVSSRLPAPLDKSAGSALPITIAASGDLRGFDLSGSVLEHHRFNSRWLLEPQLRVDRGIWLNDAKTTPKLPENRGMVLNLPEMDGEAWMGVLAGTGGSHNAQGETSIGGALLPGDVTLHTPALRLAGQQWHDVSATVTQGPTGNTDVQLDSREAHGSLKTAQNAPWQIALSYLYYNPEWAESKDGTASPFGSDTNINLTNWPALQLSCQECWLRGQKFGHMQALLQPHGDTLALTNGSVDTGSSKLSVNGEWVNKPGEQRTSLKGTLSGKNINDATNWFGVNTPLRDSSFKIDYDLHWRAAPWQPSEPTLSGTLKSHFGKGQIADVSTGRAGQLLRLMSFDALLRKLRFDFSDTFGQGFYYDSINGTAWIENGVMHTDNLLVDGLEADIAMQGKVDLVKREIDMEAVVAPEISASVGVATAFVINPVVGAAVFAASKVLGPIWNKISLLRYHISGPLDKPEINEVLRKPRENDKK
- the aaeX gene encoding p-hydroxybenzoic acid efflux pump operon protein AaeX; the encoded protein is MSVLPVFVVFGLSFPPIFIELIVSLALFWLVKRVLTPSGLYDLVWHPALFNTALYCCVFYLVSRLFV
- the tldD gene encoding metalloprotease TldD, whose product is MTLNLVSEQLLTANSINQQDLFSLLGQLSERRLDYADLYFQSSFHESWVLEDKIIKDGSYHIDQGVGVRAVSGEKTGFAYADQITLNALRQSAEAARSIVREQGNGKAHTLSAVINRSLYAAVNPLDSLTREDKIALLHRVDKVARAADPRVQEVNASLTGVYEQVLVAATDGTLAADVRPLVRLSISVQVEDQGKRERGSSGGGARTGYEFFLADESGDVRADAWAREAVRMALVNLSAVAAPAGTLPVVLGAGWPGVLLHEAVGHGLEGDFNRRATSVFSGKMGQLVASELCTVVDDGTIEGLRGSLAVDDEGVPGQYNVLIENGVLKGYMQDKLNARLMGVNPTGNGRRESYAHLPMPRMTNTYMLAGKSTPQDIIESVEYGLYAPNFGGGQVDITSGKFVFSTSEAYLIENGKVTKPVKGATLIGSGIEAMQQISMVGNDLALDKGVGVCGKEGQSVPVGVGQPTLKLDKLTVGGTA
- the aaeA gene encoding p-hydroxybenzoic acid efflux pump subunit AaeA, which produces MKALIRKIARYAITLLLVVIAIVIIFRAWVFYTESPWTRDAKFSADVVAISPDVTGLITDVPVHDNQLVKKGDTLFVVDRPRYQMALDQAQADVEYYQAVANEKRREAARRNQLGTSAMSREAIDQANNDLTTTEHQLAKAIATRDLAVIDLDRTTIKAPSDGWVTNLNVYEGEFITRGSVAVALVQQHSFYVMAYMEETKLDGVRPGFRAEITPLGSNTVLRGTVDSIAAGVTNSSSSVDSKGMATIDSNLEWVRLAQRVPVRIRLDDQPGNRFPAGTTATVVITGDKDRQTKVSPMTQFFNRLREFG